The Zygotorulaspora mrakii chromosome 3, complete sequence genome includes a region encoding these proteins:
- the YUR1 gene encoding mannosyltransferase YUR1 (similar to Saccharomyces cerevisiae YUR1 (YJL139C) and KTR2 (YKR061W); ancestral locus Anc_1.209) → MRRAYLILGALLGVVSILKLQSLLQAGRSCYKRHSLDGYYMKRSRGATTKYDFDRGRNLIKPLKLSTNTYDDNALDHESEIHTQKENATLLMLVRNWEIAGALRSMRSLEDRFNQDYHYDWTFLNDVPFDNEFIEATTAMASGKTQYALIPPEDWDRPTWIDEKRFERGLQLLEDKGVLYGGSKSYRNMCRFNSGYFFRQKILDSYDYYFRVEPDVEYFCDFPYDPFKVMREKNKKYGFVISLHEYEDTIPTLWDAIEEYMEENKDDIDMENNSYKFVTDCSMIGKYGPIVNSNSDYNLCHFWSNFEVGDLNFFRGERYRRFFEYLDSKGGFYYERWGDAPVHSIGVSLLLNRDEIIHFDELGYTHVPFTTCPSAYYLKLQQRCQCNSDDESNIDISPNSCLMRWWKNGSGKFFLKI, encoded by the coding sequence ATGAGAAGAGCTTACCTTATTTTGGGTGCTTTATTGGGGGTAGTTTCTATTCTCAAACTGCAATCACTTTTGCAAGCAGGGAGAAGCTGCTACAAAAGGCATAGCTTGGACGGGTACTATATGAAAAGGTCAAGGGGCGCTACCACAAAGTATGATTTTGATCGAGGAAGAAATTTAATAAAACCATTGAAACTCTCTACCAACACATATGACGATAATGCCCTTGATCATGAAAGTGAAATTCACACGCAGAAGGAAAATGCCACACTATTGATGCTTGTAAGAAATTGGGAAATCGCTGGCGCTCTACGATCAATGAGATCCCTAGAAGACAGATTTAATCAAGATTATCATTACGATTGGACGTTTCTGAATGATGTTCCGTTTGACAACGAGTTCATCGAAGCTACAACTGCAATGGCAAGTGGCAAAACTCAGTATGCTCTAATTCCTCCCGAAGATTGGGACCGTCCGACATGGATAGATGAAAAACGATTCGAGAGAGGCTTACAGCTACTAGAAGATAAAGGTGTTCTCTATGGTGGCTCAAAATCATACAGAAATATGTGCCGATTCAATTCTGGATACTTCTTTAGACAGAAAATTTTAGATAGTTACGACTACTACTTTCGAGTGGAACCCGAtgttgaatatttttgcGACTTCCCGTACGATCCCTTCAAGGTGATGagagaaaagaacaaaaaatatgggTTCGTGATTAGTCTACATGAATACGAAGATACGATTCCAACGTTATGGGATGCTATTGAAGAATAcatggaagaaaataaggATGACATTGACATGGAGAATAATTCCTACAAATTCGTGACAGATTGCTCTATGATTGGAAAATATGGACCTATTGTCAATTCCAATTCAGATTATAATTTGTGTCACTTTTGGTCGAACTTTGAAGTTGGAgacttgaattttttcagagGTGAAAGATACAGACGCTTTTTTGAATACTTAGATTCAAAAGGTGGATTTTACTATGAAAGATGGGGAGATGCGCCCGTACACAGTATAGGAGTGTCGTTACTGTTGAATCGTGATGAGATAATACATTTTGATGAGCTGGGCTACACCCATGTTCCATTTACTACATGCCCTAGTGCGTATTATTTAAAATTACAACAAAGATGTCAATGTAACTCCGATGACGAGAGTAACATAGATATTTCACCTAATAGTTGTTTGATGAGGTGGTGGAAAAATGGAAGCggcaaatttttcttgaaaatctgA
- the RPB4 gene encoding DNA-directed RNA polymerase II subunit RPB4 (similar to Saccharomyces cerevisiae RPB4 (YJL140W); ancestral locus Anc_1.208), giving the protein MNVSTSTFQTSRRRLKKVEEEENAGTLQLGQEFQLRQVNHQGEEEELIALNLSEARLVIKEALIERRRAFKKSLNQQKKKKNKRKTSSSGSHGLSDGTGELGDESEGDDEDDVDDDEGDFMNTETREKELESLDALLEQTTGGANKDLKNTMEYLTNFSRFRDQETVSAVIQLLKSVGLHPFEVAQLGSLACDTADEAKTLIPSLNNKISDEELERILKELSNLETLY; this is encoded by the coding sequence ATGAATGTTTCAACCTCAACTTTTCAGACAAGCAGAAGGAGGCTgaagaaagttgaagaagaggaaaatgcGGGAACCTTACAACTTGGACAAGAGTTTCAATTGAGACAGGTAAACCATCAAGgtgaagaggaagagctAATTGCTCTCAACTTAAGTGAGGCACGATTAGTGATCAAAGAGGCACTTATTGAGCGCCGAAGggctttcaaaaaatctttgaatcaacagaagaagaaaaagaacaaaaggAAAACCAGCAGTTCGGGATCCCATGGCCTATCCGATGGTACGGGCGAACTTGGCGACGAATCTGAAGGAGATGACGAAGACGATGTAGATGATGACGAGGGCGACTTCATGAATACAGAGACTCgtgaaaaagaattggaatcGTTGGATGCATTACTTGAACAAACTACAGGAGGTGCTAATAAAGATTTAAAGAATACAATGGAATACTTGACCAATTTTTCTCGGTTTAGAGATCAGGAAACTGTCAGTGCAGTAATACAGTTACTGAAAAGTGTAGGTCTTCATCCCTTTGAGGTAGCACAATTAGGATCACTAGCGTGTGATACAGCAGATGAAGCAAAAACTCTAATTCCAAGCttaaataataaaatttcggacgaagaattggaaagaATTCTCAAAGAATTATCAAACCTGGAAACACTGTACTAA